The genomic window TTGTTTAGAGTGTTTTTCGTCCAATTATTTCTTCTTAAAAAACCAACCAAGGGCAAGTCCAAGACCAAGTCCAACTCCAAAACCAATCACAGCTGCTTTTTGTGGATTTTCTTTTACATAGGAACCCACATTGTCGATCACTTCTTTGGCACGAATGGATGCTTCTTCGCTTGCTTTCCCTAACTTTTGTTTGATGTCACTTACTTGTTCCATATACTTCTCCTTGGCTCTTTGTTCAATTTCCTTGGCTTTTTTCTCATACAACTTAATTTCGTCGATGAGGGACTTCTCTTTTTTCACTTCTTCCATAACGTATGTTAGTCTGGTACAACAATGTTTTCAAAATTGTCAGTGAAACGATATCCAATTCCCCAAATGGTTTCAATCCATTCTGGTTGTGCGGAATTTTTTTCCAGTTTGGAACGAATGCGTTTGATATGGCTATCAATCATCCTTTCAAAACCATCCCATTCCACTCCCCAAACTGATTCCAAAATCATTTCACGAGAAAAAACTTTTCCTGGTGAACCAGCGAGTAGTTGTAAAATGTCGAATTCTTTACGGGAGATGTTGATGATGTTTTCGTTTAACGTAACACGACGACGAATGGAATCAATTTTTAAGGCACCACGAATGATTTCACCCGCTTGTCCTACATTTGGTTTGATCCCAATTTTTTTATCCCAACGTCTAAAAAAAACGTCTACACGAGTTTTGAGTTCCCGAACGGAAAATGGTTTTGTGATGTAATCATCAGCACCTAACTCGAGTCCCATGATCCTATCAATTTCTTCCGTTCTTGCAGAAAGGATAAAAATTGGAGTACTTTCGTCTGATTTCCGAATGCTACGGCAAATTTCCATACCATCAATGTCTGGAAGTGAAAGGTCAAGAATCACTAAATCAGGATGATTGGATTTATAAAATTTCAATCCATCTTCGCCATTTTCAAAAACGGAGGTGGTGTAGTGAGCAGAATCGAGAGATTTCCGGATTAGGTTCCCGATGTCCGGATCGTCCTCAATTACCAAAATATTTTTCATGTTTTTCCCTTGAGTTCTTTCTCAATTTGGTTCTTGTAGTAGAAAAAAAAAGTAAAAAATGGAATCGGGAACACAAAGAGAACTAAAATCGTGGGCAATGTTTGCCATCACAGGAACAAGGCTACGGCCCTTGGAAGTGACGGAAAAATTAGGCCTAACTCCCGACTATTACCATGGTGGGGATGTAAAAGACATCGAAAATATGACAATTCCGAGTCATTGGCAGCTCAATTCTAAGTTAGGACCTGAGTTCTCTGCCCAAGATCATATTTGGGACATTCTAAAAACACTGGGACCCGTTCGCAAAGAACTGAAAGAGTTCACAGAAAACTTTACTTCTACGATTTACGTCTCGGTTGAGTTTGCCTCTGAGTTTACCAAAGGTGTCACCCTCGATAGAAGGACGATGCTTTTGTTAGGTGAAATGGGAGTCGAATTGGAAATTATCCCCTGGGAACTCGGTGGGACTCCCTGAGGATAGACTCACTCGGGAATACCAATCGGATGAGGCCAAAGCGTTTGAGGTAATGGTAACTGGATAGGGTGAGACCATTCAAAACCAAAACTCGTTTTTTCAATCGAAGGTCTCTTGCCATATTCAAAAGTTTGGTGAGAAGGGTGATGGGTAAATACGGCAAATTCGACAGATCCATTTGGATATGGGATCTGGTTTGGAAAAATAACATATGCATCACAGAGTCCAATTCTTCTTCCATCTCCGCATGTACGTCTTTGGAGGAGATGACAATTTCATAGGCGTTTTGGATTTCCTTTACATTTAGGTATTTGGTTTTTTTTGCCATCGGAGGTTAGGTTTGCACGTTCTACCAAAAGAGACACTCATTTTTCGTTCCAAAGTTTTCCAAACGGTCAGAGAGATTTTGACACGGAATGAATTTTTGGAAGTGGATACTCCCACTCTAAAACCCATCGTCGGTATGGAACCGTATTTGGATCCGTTTGAAGTGCATTCTCCCTCCGGAAAAGAAAATGGTTATCTCATCACCTCTCCTGAGTACAGCCTAAAACAAATGATGGCAACAGGCTTACCTCGTATCTTCGAGTTGGCCCATACCTACAGGTCAGGGGAAGTGGGAAGTTCGTACCATACAAAAGAGTTTCTTATGTTAGAACTCTATGCAGAAGGTATGGATGATGAAGGGTTACGGAATTTGATTGAGAAATTCTTACGGGAACTGATCTTTACAGTTGGTATACCAAAACTCCACAACCAA from Leptospira paudalimensis includes these protein-coding regions:
- a CDS encoding DUF883 family protein is translated as MEEVKKEKSLIDEIKLYEKKAKEIEQRAKEKYMEQVSDIKQKLGKASEEASIRAKEVIDNVGSYVKENPQKAAVIGFGVGLGLGLALGWFFKKK
- a CDS encoding response regulator transcription factor, translating into MKNILVIEDDPDIGNLIRKSLDSAHYTTSVFENGEDGLKFYKSNHPDLVILDLSLPDIDGMEICRSIRKSDESTPIFILSARTEEIDRIMGLELGADDYITKPFSVRELKTRVDVFFRRWDKKIGIKPNVGQAGEIIRGALKIDSIRRRVTLNENIINISRKEFDILQLLAGSPGKVFSREMILESVWGVEWDGFERMIDSHIKRIRSKLEKNSAQPEWIETIWGIGYRFTDNFENIVVPD
- a CDS encoding DUF4279 domain-containing protein, with the protein product MESGTQRELKSWAMFAITGTRLRPLEVTEKLGLTPDYYHGGDVKDIENMTIPSHWQLNSKLGPEFSAQDHIWDILKTLGPVRKELKEFTENFTSTIYVSVEFASEFTKGVTLDRRTMLLLGEMGVELEIIPWELGGTP